A stretch of Camelus bactrianus isolate YW-2024 breed Bactrian camel chromosome 26, ASM4877302v1, whole genome shotgun sequence DNA encodes these proteins:
- the SARAF gene encoding store-operated calcium entry-associated regulatory factor — protein MAAAGGPEAAGRCPVFSLLLLLLIAGSAWGWNDPDRILLRDIKALTLHHDRYTTSRRLDPIPQLKCVGGTAGCDSYTPKVIQCQNKGWDGYDVQWECKTDLDIAYKFGKTVVSCEGYESSEDQYVLRGSCGLEYNLDYTELGLKKLRESGKNHGFNSFSDYYNKLYSPDSCNISGVLTIVVLLAIAFGVYKFFLSDGQDSPPPYSEYPPYSHQHQRFSNSAGPPPTGFKPEFTGPHGATSGFGSAFMGQGGHENSGPGFWTGLGTGGILGYLFGSNRAATRFSDSWYYPSHPASHSSSWNSRTYSPPGGGPGSYSACSSSEPRTRTASGYGGTRRR, from the exons ATGGCGGCGGCCGGCGGGCCGGAAGCGGCTGGACGCTGCCCTGTGTTTAGCCTTCTTTTGCTTCTACTGATCGCCGGTTCTGCCTGGGGCTGGAACGACCCTG ACAGAATATTATTGCGGGATATAAAAGCTCTTACCCTCCACCATGACCGCTATACCACTTCCCGTAGGTTGGATCCCATCCCACAGTTGAAATGTGTTGGAGGCACAGCTGGATGTGATTCTTATACCCCAAAAGTCATACAGTGTCAGAACAAAGGCTGGGATGGTTATGATGTACAG TGGGAATGTAAGACTGATTTAGATATCGCATACAAATTTGGAAAAACTGTGGTGAGCTGTGAAGGCTATGAATCCTCTGAAGACCAGTATGTACTAAGAGGTTCCTGTGGCTTGGAGTATAACTTAGATTACACAGAACTTGGCCTGAAGAAATTGAGAGAGTCTGGAAAAAACCATGGCTTTAACTCTTTCTCCGATTATTATAATAAGTTGTACTCCCCAGATTCTTGTAACATCAGTGGAGTGCTTACCATTGTGGTGCTGCTTGCTATTGCCTTTGGAGTTTATAAATTCTTCCTCAGTGATGGTCAAGACTCTCCTCCACCATATTCTGAGTATCCTCCATATTCTCATCAGCATCAGAGATTCAGCAACTCAGCAGGACCCCCTCCCACAGGCTTCAAGCCTGAATTCACAG GACCGCATGGTGCAACTTCTGGTTTTGGCAGTGCTTTCATGGGACAAGGAGGACACGAAAATTCAGGACCAGGGTTCTGGACTGGCTTGGGAACTGGAGGAATATTAGGATATTTGTTTGGCAGCAATAG AGCTGCCACACGCTTCTCGGACTCGTGGTACTACCCGTCGCACCCCGCCTCGCACTCCAGCTCGTGGAACAGCCGCACTTACTCGCCGCCTGGGGGGGGCCCGGGAAGCTATTCGGCATGTTCAAGCTCAGAGCCAAGAACCAGAACAGCGTCAG GATATGGTGGTACCAGGAGAcgataa